From Macrobrachium nipponense isolate FS-2020 chromosome 6, ASM1510439v2, whole genome shotgun sequence, a single genomic window includes:
- the LOC135216516 gene encoding uncharacterized protein LOC135216516 produces the protein MNPSALGPPAQGPTFVAPPRGCYPAHQVRAFDDAAPDPFHEPPRTTSAQPVPLEGAKQCQDPYLMDVEPRSSPSTKPGTASAPVPRQVLSLPPGTPSLAYPPSADLAPLPMPPVKEELIPIGILQDTHDHSGHSTNGAASQTTPESVLPMGKPIPNAITSSNPPPSAANRSRSNDCQILFGRRTQGTEPCSIRTGTSAKAPVLAAAGADAPVESSKGLNHSRPSMASSNRP, from the exons ATGAATCCgtcagctctaggccctcctgcgCAGGGCCCCACatttgtcgcacctcccagaggttgttatcctgcccaccaggtccgagctttcgacgacGCTG ctccagacccgttccacgagcctccaaggactacctctgcacagccagtgccacttgaaggtgccaagCAGTGCCAAGATCCAtatctcatggatgttgagccacgttcaagtccttccactaagccaggaacggcctcagcgccagtgccaaggcaagtcTTGAGTCTTCCTCCCGGAACTCCAAGTCTCGCTTACCCACCCTCCGCTGACTTGGCCCCATTACCCATGCCGCCAGTCAAGGAAGAGCTAAtaccaataggaatcctccaggacacccatgaccatagtggacactccaccaatggtgcggcctcgCAGACCACTCCAGAGTCGGTCCTCCCAATGGGTAAGCCCATACCGAATGCCATTActtcatccaatccccctccatCAGCTGCTaaccggtcccggagtaatgactgcCAAATCCtgtttggccgaagaactcagggaaccgagccatgcagcattaggacggggacgagtgccaaggccccagttcTCGCAGCAGCTGGAGCCGATGCCCCTgtggaatcttcaaagggcttgaatcattcaaggccctcaatggcatcgtcaaaccgaccttag